One window from the genome of Isachenkonia alkalipeptolytica encodes:
- a CDS encoding cysteine desulfurase-like protein: MNYPIEAVRKRFPALQRTYKGKPVVYLDGPGGSQTVVEAINAGRDYMMRGGANLHGAFPTSKETMEKIAEAKEYVAALFNGKAEEVAFGPNATTMMFHAARAVAKTWKEGDEILLTELEHHANIDPWRKEAEDKNVTVKYIPLDTKTLTLDLSSLDQLLTEKTKFVAIGLASNCIGTINDVKTVSKAAKKAGAVVAVDAVHGIPHFYVDREALGVDMLFSSVYKMFGPHVGLAMIKKDLFDQLDPYKIMPAPDYAPDKLEIGTQNHEGIMGVTEAVAFIADLGEGNTLKERIISGYEAIEQYEEELVQFVRGELESIKGLTLYQAPDSVKKTPTVAFRVEGMTPREFTSRMCEEASVFIADGHFYAYRLAEKLGIVESGSFIRAGISVYNTMEEMKRFVDGIKAIVNNK; the protein is encoded by the coding sequence ATGAATTATCCCATCGAAGCTGTTCGAAAAAGATTTCCGGCGCTACAACGGACCTATAAAGGAAAGCCCGTGGTGTATCTGGATGGACCGGGAGGCTCTCAAACTGTGGTGGAGGCAATCAATGCAGGACGGGACTATATGATGAGGGGAGGAGCAAATCTTCACGGGGCCTTTCCCACATCGAAGGAAACCATGGAAAAAATTGCAGAGGCCAAAGAGTATGTGGCCGCACTGTTTAATGGAAAAGCGGAGGAGGTAGCCTTTGGTCCCAATGCCACCACTATGATGTTTCATGCTGCAAGGGCTGTAGCTAAGACTTGGAAGGAAGGAGATGAGATCCTTCTGACAGAATTGGAACATCATGCGAATATCGATCCCTGGAGAAAAGAGGCGGAGGATAAAAATGTGACCGTTAAGTATATCCCGCTGGATACGAAGACCTTAACCTTGGATCTTAGTTCTTTGGATCAGCTTTTGACAGAGAAAACGAAATTTGTGGCCATTGGCTTGGCTTCCAACTGCATCGGAACGATTAATGATGTGAAGACTGTATCGAAGGCGGCAAAAAAAGCGGGGGCAGTGGTGGCCGTGGATGCAGTCCACGGGATTCCTCACTTTTATGTGGACCGGGAAGCCCTGGGAGTGGACATGCTCTTTAGTTCCGTGTATAAAATGTTTGGTCCCCATGTGGGGCTGGCCATGATAAAAAAAGATCTTTTTGATCAGTTAGATCCCTATAAAATCATGCCGGCACCGGACTATGCTCCGGATAAACTGGAGATCGGGACTCAAAATCATGAAGGGATCATGGGAGTGACGGAAGCCGTAGCATTTATCGCGGATTTAGGAGAAGGCAACACCCTAAAGGAAAGAATCATATCCGGATATGAAGCAATTGAGCAGTATGAAGAAGAACTGGTGCAGTTTGTTCGTGGGGAGTTGGAAAGTATCAAAGGACTGACCTTGTACCAGGCCCCCGATTCCGTTAAGAAGACCCCGACGGTGGCTTTTCGAGTAGAGGGTATGACCCCTCGGGAGTTCACATCCCGCATGTGTGAAGAGGCCAGTGTGTTCATTGCCGACGGTCATTTTTATGCCTATCGATTAGCGGAAAAACTGGGAATTGTGGAGTCCGGATCCTTTATTCGCGCGGGGATATCGGTGTATAATACCATGGAAGAGATGAAACGATTTGTTGATGGCATCAAAGCAATTGTGAACAATAAGTGA
- a CDS encoding LrgB family protein, whose product MENLTSTPLFGILISLMAYQIGLVIFKRTKIQVLNPILTSALIIIGVLVMFDIPLENYEAGGDYILFLLGPATVVLAVPLYRQRELLVKYLFPILMGITVGAATSIVSVWFLSHALNIDQLAIISLLPKSVTTPIGFEIARQTGGNPALAVPAIVITGVTGAVVGPTVLRWFRIKEEVAQGVSMGTSAHGLGTAKAIEMGETQGAMSGLSIGVSGIITVVLVPLFLWIML is encoded by the coding sequence ATGGAAAACCTAACATCTACACCGTTGTTCGGAATACTGATTTCCTTGATGGCCTATCAAATCGGTTTGGTGATTTTTAAACGAACAAAAATTCAAGTGTTGAATCCGATTCTAACGTCCGCATTGATTATTATTGGCGTATTGGTAATGTTTGATATACCCCTGGAAAACTATGAGGCGGGGGGAGACTATATTTTATTTTTGTTGGGACCGGCAACAGTGGTTTTGGCAGTGCCTTTGTATCGTCAGCGGGAGCTTTTGGTAAAATACTTATTTCCCATTTTAATGGGAATCACTGTGGGAGCCGCTACGTCCATTGTCAGCGTATGGTTTCTATCCCATGCCTTAAACATCGATCAGCTGGCCATCATTTCTCTCTTGCCGAAATCCGTAACCACTCCAATCGGCTTTGAAATCGCGAGACAAACCGGTGGAAATCCCGCATTGGCGGTACCCGCCATTGTGATTACCGGTGTTACCGGCGCGGTGGTCGGTCCCACGGTGCTGAGATGGTTTAGAATCAAAGAGGAGGTGGCCCAAGGGGTTTCCATGGGGACTTCCGCACATGGGCTCGGGACGGCGAAGGCCATTGAAATGGGTGAGACCCAAGGCGCCATGTCCGGTCTTTCCATTGGGGTTTCCGGCATAATAACCGTGGTACTGGTCCCCCTGTTTCTTTGGATTATGCTATAA
- a CDS encoding pyridoxamine 5'-phosphate oxidase family protein yields the protein MEITKDVKDLLKNEKLCTLATCVENRPYVSLMNFTYVEEENKVILSTRRDSKKYNNIIKNKRISLLLFSKSSELSATFLGNAMTLDGEEEMYYRDMHMKKTNMPQFILGDNIGVVVFSIEQVIISDKQDRVTYINND from the coding sequence ATGGAAATTACAAAGGACGTTAAAGACTTACTGAAAAATGAAAAGTTATGTACCTTAGCAACCTGCGTGGAAAACAGGCCCTATGTATCCTTGATGAACTTTACCTATGTGGAGGAAGAAAATAAAGTGATCTTAAGCACCAGAAGAGACAGTAAAAAATATAACAACATCATAAAAAATAAAAGAATTTCATTGTTATTGTTTTCCAAGTCTTCGGAACTCAGCGCCACGTTTTTGGGAAACGCAATGACTCTTGATGGGGAGGAAGAAATGTATTACCGGGATATGCATATGAAAAAAACCAACATGCCCCAGTTCATTCTGGGAGACAATATCGGGGTGGTGGTTTTCAGTATTGAACAGGTAATCATCTCCGACAAACAGGACCGGGTAACCTATATTAATAATGATTAA
- a CDS encoding radical SAM protein: MRYQGTVYRPPSERNSLVIQGTIGCPHNKCSFCTMYKDVQFRIRPVEEIKKDLDIAKEYYGAFIETVFIADGNSILMKTEELLGMFRYTQELFPNLQRITLYGSAKYILLKSPEELRQLRAAGLKRLHSGMESGDDQVLKLLNKGATGEEVIEAAKRLKEADIETSQYIMIGAGGKKWSKNHARNSAKVLNQCNPDFIRLRTFMVFPRTPIYEMYKNKSFQLLTPYEALEETKLLIQELQGIDSMLFSDHPSNYWNVEGRLPEDKKTMLEEIDYALTLDKSVFRDPRRARL, encoded by the coding sequence ATGCGTTATCAAGGAACCGTATACCGACCGCCCAGCGAGAGAAATAGTCTGGTGATTCAAGGAACCATCGGCTGTCCCCATAATAAATGCAGCTTTTGTACCATGTATAAAGACGTTCAATTTCGAATCCGTCCCGTGGAAGAAATCAAAAAGGATCTGGATATAGCAAAGGAGTATTACGGAGCGTTCATTGAGACCGTTTTTATCGCCGACGGCAATAGTATTTTAATGAAGACCGAGGAGCTGTTAGGGATGTTTCGCTATACCCAAGAGCTTTTCCCCAATCTTCAGCGTATCACCCTTTATGGTTCGGCAAAGTATATTCTTCTAAAATCCCCGGAAGAACTTCGACAACTGCGGGCCGCTGGTCTTAAACGGCTGCACTCGGGAATGGAGTCGGGAGACGATCAGGTATTAAAACTTTTAAATAAGGGGGCCACCGGGGAGGAAGTGATTGAAGCGGCTAAAAGATTGAAAGAAGCGGATATTGAGACCAGCCAGTACATCATGATTGGCGCCGGGGGCAAAAAGTGGTCAAAAAATCATGCTCGTAACAGCGCCAAGGTATTAAACCAATGCAATCCGGATTTTATTCGCCTCAGAACCTTTATGGTATTTCCCCGAACCCCGATCTATGAAATGTACAAGAATAAAAGCTTTCAACTCCTTACCCCCTATGAAGCCCTGGAGGAAACCAAACTTTTGATCCAAGAGTTGCAGGGAATTGACAGCATGTTGTTCAGTGATCATCCATCGAATTATTGGAATGTAGAGGGAAGGTTGCCAGAGGATAAAAAGACTATGCTTGAGGAAATCGATTATGCCTTGACCTTGGACAAATCGGTATTTCGAGATCCCAGAAGGGCCCGGCTATAA
- a CDS encoding FAD-binding oxidoreductase, whose amino-acid sequence MKFKKVEQQDIAFLKSIIEKDRIFTEEEISEDFSRDELAGMRNMPEVLVEPISTEETSKIMEYAYEQNIPVTPRGQGTGLVGSAVALYGGIMLNMSRMNNILELDEENLTVTVEPGVLLMELSKFVESNDLFYPPDPGEKSATLAGNINTNAGGMRAVKYGVTRDYVRGLELVLPNGEIMEVGGKIVKNSSGYSLKDLIVGSEGTLGIVTKATLRLLPLPKKTISLLVPFHKLETAIETVPKIIKSKNVPTAIEYMVKDTILSAEEYLGKEFPDKTSDAYLLLSFDGNSKEEVEKSYEVVADICLEAGAIDVLISETQERQESIWSARGAFLEAIKSSTTEMDECDVVVPRNRIAEFVKYSNELKDEFDIRIKSFGHAGDGNLHIYVLRDDLAEDVWKDKLDKVFQKMYDRARELKGQVSGEHGIGFAKKNYLEESLSVDAMTIMRGIKKSFDPKGVLNPGKVS is encoded by the coding sequence ATGAAATTTAAAAAAGTAGAGCAACAGGACATTGCCTTTCTAAAGTCCATTATAGAAAAAGACCGAATTTTCACCGAGGAGGAAATCAGTGAAGATTTTTCCCGGGATGAATTGGCGGGAATGAGGAATATGCCCGAGGTATTGGTGGAACCTATTTCTACCGAAGAAACCTCGAAAATAATGGAATATGCTTATGAGCAAAATATTCCGGTGACCCCAAGAGGACAGGGAACAGGCCTTGTAGGCTCGGCAGTAGCGTTGTACGGCGGGATTATGCTGAACATGAGCCGGATGAATAATATTTTAGAGCTGGACGAAGAAAACTTAACCGTTACAGTAGAACCGGGCGTTTTGTTAATGGAGCTCAGTAAGTTTGTGGAATCCAACGACCTTTTCTATCCACCGGATCCCGGAGAAAAAAGTGCTACATTGGCAGGTAATATCAACACCAACGCCGGTGGAATGCGAGCAGTGAAATATGGTGTTACCAGGGATTATGTTCGTGGGCTGGAACTTGTGCTTCCCAATGGCGAAATCATGGAAGTTGGAGGAAAGATCGTGAAAAATAGTTCCGGTTACAGCCTGAAAGATTTGATTGTAGGATCGGAAGGGACCCTGGGAATTGTTACGAAAGCAACCCTTCGATTGCTTCCACTGCCCAAGAAAACCATCAGTCTTTTGGTCCCCTTTCACAAACTGGAAACAGCCATCGAAACGGTACCTAAAATTATTAAATCTAAAAATGTACCCACGGCCATTGAGTATATGGTCAAGGATACCATCCTTTCAGCGGAAGAATATTTGGGAAAGGAATTTCCAGACAAAACCTCGGATGCGTATTTGCTACTTTCCTTTGACGGGAACTCCAAGGAAGAGGTGGAAAAGTCCTATGAAGTGGTAGCGGACATCTGTTTGGAAGCGGGGGCAATCGATGTGCTGATTTCTGAGACCCAGGAACGGCAAGAGTCCATATGGTCGGCACGGGGAGCCTTCTTGGAGGCCATAAAGTCCTCTACAACGGAAATGGATGAGTGCGATGTGGTTGTTCCCAGGAACCGGATTGCGGAGTTTGTTAAATATTCCAATGAGTTGAAAGATGAGTTTGATATTCGAATTAAGAGCTTTGGTCATGCCGGGGATGGCAATCTTCATATCTATGTTTTGCGGGATGACCTTGCAGAGGATGTTTGGAAAGATAAACTGGACAAGGTTTTTCAAAAAATGTATGATCGAGCTAGAGAGCTGAAAGGTCAAGTATCGGGAGAGCATGGAATAGGGTTTGCAAAGAAGAACTATCTTGAAGAATCTCTATCCGTAGATGCTATGACCATAATGCGAGGTATAAAAAAATCCTTTGATCCCAAGGGAGTATTAAATCCCGGGAAAGTGAGCTAG
- a CDS encoding electron transfer flavoprotein subunit beta/FixA family protein: protein MKTLVCIKQVPGTTEVEVDDNGNLIRSGVDAKMNPYDLYALETALKLQEDQKGEVSVITMGPPQSKEVIREAYMMGVNQGFLLTDRRFAGADVLATSYTLAQGAYQAGDFDLILCGKQTTDGDTAQVGPEMAEYLGIPHVANVKTIVECKENSLIVEVEMPTSIQTVEVNFPCLITVEKGIFQPRLPSYRLKKKTKYQEITELSLDHFKDINEKRYGLSGSPTQVERIFPPEQNTTSERWEGENLGDKLYQTLVDLKFLYENK, encoded by the coding sequence ATGAAAACCTTAGTATGTATTAAGCAAGTACCGGGAACCACAGAGGTGGAAGTGGACGATAATGGGAATTTAATCCGTTCAGGTGTCGATGCGAAAATGAACCCCTATGACCTTTATGCCCTTGAAACTGCATTGAAGTTGCAAGAAGATCAAAAGGGGGAAGTGAGTGTTATAACCATGGGGCCTCCCCAATCAAAGGAAGTGATTCGAGAAGCTTATATGATGGGAGTAAATCAGGGGTTTCTTCTAACAGATCGGAGATTTGCAGGCGCCGATGTGTTGGCCACCTCCTATACGTTAGCTCAAGGGGCTTATCAGGCGGGGGATTTTGATCTCATTCTTTGTGGTAAACAGACTACCGATGGAGATACGGCCCAAGTAGGTCCGGAAATGGCAGAGTACCTTGGAATTCCCCATGTGGCCAATGTAAAAACCATTGTGGAATGTAAAGAAAACTCTTTGATTGTAGAGGTGGAAATGCCCACATCTATACAGACGGTTGAAGTGAATTTCCCCTGTTTAATCACTGTGGAGAAAGGGATATTTCAACCCAGGCTTCCATCCTACCGACTCAAGAAAAAGACGAAGTATCAAGAAATTACGGAATTATCTTTAGACCACTTTAAAGATATTAATGAAAAACGATACGGTTTATCAGGATCGCCAACTCAGGTAGAAAGGATTTTTCCTCCGGAACAGAACACCACCAGTGAACGGTGGGAAGGGGAAAATCTTGGCGATAAACTTTATCAAACCTTAGTAGACTTGAAATTTCTCTATGAAAACAAATAA
- a CDS encoding 4Fe-4S binding protein gives MGKEKKKNTGKTIGRWIVQGFFLLLFTILAVQGRLQAWILILGLGVLFSLFFGRLYCGWICPMGTVMRLESRIYKSLGIKRNSPGIKDLKSGNKGYISLLQGLLLAVFFGGMVATRRFGLQINLIVYLVLLGAGISLFFKEELWHRICPHGIANSLTAGIQKLKGRKMVIEKERCIGCGKCEQVCPNLAIVASGEEKKRRIVTKDCLVCFECQRVCPTQAIAYR, from the coding sequence ATGGGAAAAGAAAAGAAGAAGAACACAGGTAAAACCATAGGAAGATGGATTGTCCAAGGTTTTTTTCTACTACTTTTTACAATCTTAGCAGTGCAAGGAAGACTTCAGGCATGGATCCTTATTTTAGGCCTGGGGGTCCTGTTTAGTCTCTTTTTTGGAAGGTTATATTGCGGATGGATATGTCCTATGGGTACAGTGATGAGACTTGAATCCCGAATTTATAAAAGCCTGGGAATAAAGCGAAACAGTCCCGGGATAAAAGATTTAAAAAGTGGAAACAAAGGATATATTTCCTTATTGCAAGGATTGTTGTTAGCGGTGTTTTTCGGAGGTATGGTCGCAACTCGACGCTTCGGCCTTCAGATCAATCTGATCGTTTATCTTGTTTTGCTGGGAGCCGGGATTTCTTTGTTTTTTAAAGAAGAACTGTGGCATAGAATTTGCCCCCACGGGATTGCTAACAGCCTTACCGCGGGGATTCAGAAACTCAAAGGAAGAAAAATGGTCATTGAGAAAGAACGCTGTATCGGATGCGGAAAATGTGAGCAGGTATGCCCTAATCTGGCGATAGTGGCCTCAGGGGAGGAAAAAAAACGGCGTATTGTTACCAAAGATTGTCTGGTATGTTTTGAATGTCAAAGGGTTTGTCCGACGCAGGCCATCGCCTATCGATAA
- a CDS encoding FAD-binding protein: protein MAKIIVNQEKIKDIDEAIKLCPFDAIEWNEKEREVGITAACKVCMICVNKGPEGAFELEEDDIYIDKSQWKGVAVYVDHDEGQVHPVTHELIGKARELADKIGHPVYAVFIGSDIQKQAEDLRYYGVDEVFVYDNPAFQDFTIEPYTAAFSDFIDKVSPSTVLVGATPLGRSLAPRVAARFKTGLTADCTILDMKEDTDLVQIRPAFGGNIMAQICTPKHRPQFATVRYKIMDAAQRLDKAVGKVTNCEPPKNLASAIRVLDSKAKEIEEDIADAEVIVVAGRAIKKEEDLEMIHMLAKELGGKVAVTRPLIEAGWGDPKTQIGLSGRTVRPKLMITCGVSGSVQFKAGMTNSDYVFAINKDPNAEIFQVAHYGIIGDVYDVIPELLAKMKKSEEVMA from the coding sequence ATGGCGAAAATAATAGTTAACCAGGAAAAAATTAAGGATATCGATGAAGCAATTAAGCTTTGCCCCTTTGATGCGATTGAGTGGAATGAAAAAGAACGGGAAGTGGGTATTACAGCTGCATGTAAAGTTTGTATGATCTGTGTGAACAAAGGGCCGGAAGGAGCCTTTGAGTTGGAGGAAGATGACATTTACATCGATAAAAGTCAATGGAAGGGGGTTGCAGTGTATGTGGATCATGATGAGGGGCAAGTCCATCCGGTTACCCATGAATTGATCGGAAAAGCAAGAGAACTGGCGGATAAAATTGGCCATCCGGTATATGCGGTTTTTATCGGATCCGATATACAGAAACAGGCGGAGGATCTTCGTTATTATGGCGTGGACGAAGTGTTTGTCTATGATAATCCTGCTTTTCAAGACTTTACAATTGAGCCTTATACCGCAGCCTTTTCCGACTTTATTGACAAGGTATCTCCCTCAACGGTTTTAGTAGGTGCAACCCCCCTGGGACGGTCCTTAGCCCCAAGGGTGGCAGCAAGGTTCAAAACCGGACTTACGGCAGACTGTACGATCCTGGATATGAAAGAGGATACGGATCTTGTACAAATCCGACCGGCCTTCGGCGGAAATATTATGGCACAAATCTGCACACCGAAACATCGCCCCCAGTTCGCAACGGTAAGGTATAAAATAATGGATGCTGCCCAACGTTTGGATAAAGCGGTTGGAAAAGTTACGAACTGTGAACCACCGAAAAACCTTGCTTCTGCGATTAGGGTTCTGGACTCTAAGGCAAAAGAAATAGAAGAGGATATCGCCGATGCAGAGGTTATAGTGGTAGCAGGAAGAGCCATAAAAAAAGAGGAAGATCTTGAAATGATCCATATGCTGGCTAAGGAATTGGGAGGAAAAGTTGCGGTTACCAGACCTCTAATTGAAGCAGGATGGGGAGATCCGAAAACCCAGATCGGCCTAAGTGGAAGAACGGTAAGACCTAAATTGATGATTACCTGCGGAGTCTCGGGCTCCGTGCAATTTAAAGCCGGCATGACAAATTCCGACTATGTTTTTGCCATTAATAAAGATCCCAATGCTGAGATTTTTCAAGTTGCTCATTATGGAATAATCGGAGATGTTTACGACGTGATACCGGAATTGTTGGCGAAGATGAAAAAATCCGAGGAGGTTATGGCATGA
- a CDS encoding FadR/GntR family transcriptional regulator has translation MFKPIKSKKIYESVIEEVQQMIIEGTLSKGDKLPTERDLAEQLNVSRTSVREAMRALEVLGIVQVKQGGGNFIKEQFDDALVEPLSMMFILNQSHPREIVELRRIIEVESVYRAAERISDEDIKELRVIIDQLNIHTKSRNEIKSAEYDKEFHYSICRIADNYLFSNILNMVSNLMDVLIKDARGTILLKEHNRDVLIEQHEKIFRALAARNPQGAADAMKEHIELIFDEYVSSIEERKPSV, from the coding sequence ATGTTTAAACCGATAAAAAGCAAAAAAATCTATGAATCCGTAATTGAAGAAGTACAGCAAATGATTATTGAAGGCACTTTGAGTAAAGGTGATAAATTACCCACGGAGCGTGATCTTGCTGAACAGTTGAATGTAAGTCGGACCTCGGTCAGGGAAGCAATGAGAGCTTTGGAAGTTCTGGGCATTGTCCAGGTCAAGCAAGGGGGAGGGAACTTCATAAAAGAACAGTTTGACGATGCTTTAGTGGAGCCCTTATCCATGATGTTTATCCTAAATCAGAGCCACCCCCGTGAAATTGTGGAACTTCGAAGAATCATCGAAGTGGAGAGCGTTTATCGGGCAGCAGAGCGGATTTCCGATGAGGATATTAAAGAACTCAGAGTGATAATCGATCAACTAAATATTCATACAAAAAGCAGAAATGAAATCAAAAGTGCCGAATACGATAAAGAATTTCATTACAGTATTTGTCGAATTGCGGATAACTATTTGTTTTCCAACATCTTGAATATGGTTTCGAATTTGATGGATGTTTTGATCAAGGATGCAAGAGGCACCATCCTCCTGAAAGAGCATAACCGGGATGTTTTAATAGAGCAACATGAAAAGATTTTCCGTGCTTTGGCAGCCCGCAACCCTCAAGGAGCAGCGGATGCAATGAAAGAACATATTGAGTTGATTTTCGATGAATATGTATCAAGTATTGAAGAACGGAAACCCTCCGTCTGA
- a CDS encoding M23 family metallopeptidase, producing the protein MKFRRKKENSHLAEKDKKQFTIMLIPHGKGKPKSLGISLKTMFLTGMGLVMTLGFLTFFSTYYFQEYRSTHDALDIAKEVREEVIVENQRQREEIEALEGYAMDVEKEVSDLADLQKEIIELVGLDSEAYATLETKTAPVTRSRNLNIDGSNPLDRQIVQQGGEDLLAPLIEQRKTEMTSLIPEVEDQIEYLDAKPNVLPAEGRITSPFGERRDPFNRTLRQHNGVDIANDFNTPIHAAGTGVVTFSGYQGSYGRVIVISHGNGYESLYAHNQKNLVSEGDRVEKHEEIAKMGSSGRSTGPHVHFEVRENGTPIDPKSILRDENEN; encoded by the coding sequence ATGAAATTCAGAAGGAAAAAAGAAAATTCGCATTTAGCCGAGAAAGATAAAAAGCAATTCACCATAATGCTCATTCCCCACGGGAAGGGAAAGCCCAAAAGCCTGGGAATATCACTGAAAACCATGTTTTTAACCGGGATGGGACTGGTTATGACTTTAGGATTTCTAACTTTTTTTTCGACCTACTATTTCCAGGAGTACCGAAGCACCCATGATGCCCTAGACATCGCTAAGGAAGTGAGGGAAGAGGTAATTGTCGAAAATCAAAGGCAGCGTGAGGAGATAGAGGCCCTTGAAGGCTATGCCATGGATGTGGAAAAAGAGGTTTCCGATCTGGCGGATCTGCAAAAGGAAATCATCGAACTGGTAGGATTAGACAGTGAAGCCTATGCAACTTTAGAAACTAAGACAGCTCCGGTGACCCGATCGAGAAACTTAAATATCGACGGATCGAATCCATTGGACAGACAAATTGTCCAACAAGGAGGAGAAGATCTTTTAGCACCGTTAATCGAACAACGTAAGACGGAGATGACTTCCCTGATTCCGGAAGTTGAGGATCAAATCGAATACCTGGATGCAAAACCCAATGTTTTGCCCGCGGAGGGGCGGATCACCTCACCCTTTGGGGAACGGAGAGACCCTTTCAACAGGACCCTGCGTCAGCATAACGGTGTGGATATTGCCAATGATTTTAATACACCCATACATGCGGCGGGAACCGGTGTGGTAACCTTCTCCGGTTATCAGGGAAGTTACGGAAGAGTGATCGTCATCTCCCATGGGAACGGCTATGAAAGCCTTTATGCCCATAATCAGAAAAATTTGGTCTCGGAAGGGGACCGGGTTGAAAAGCATGAGGAGATAGCAAAGATGGGAAGTAGCGGTCGAAGCACCGGACCCCATGTGCACTTTGAAGTGCGGGAAAATGGAACACCCATCGATCCGAAATCAATTTTAAGAGACGAAAACGAAAACTAA
- a CDS encoding cupin domain-containing protein: MKIIRMQEIEGNKNQRGVTVKKLIDHDNTRVMNLTLQPEDHVPHHKVPVDVFFYIVKGKGTIQIGEETSTVQATDIILCPPEVEMALWADQGEEFSVLNVKTPNF; the protein is encoded by the coding sequence ATGAAAATTATACGAATGCAAGAAATTGAAGGAAACAAGAATCAGCGGGGAGTTACGGTTAAAAAATTGATTGATCATGATAATACCCGGGTGATGAACCTGACCTTACAACCCGAGGACCATGTCCCCCATCACAAAGTGCCCGTGGATGTGTTTTTCTATATTGTAAAAGGGAAAGGAACCATTCAGATCGGAGAGGAAACATCAACTGTTCAGGCAACGGATATCATACTTTGTCCTCCAGAGGTGGAAATGGCTTTATGGGCGGATCAAGGAGAAGAATTTAGTGTGCTTAACGTGAAAACACCGAACTTTTAA
- a CDS encoding Crp/Fnr family transcriptional regulator, which translates to MKNSLLTKPQLQTISKSLLFQSIPPSSLELIFRDLTADIISYPDPTLIASEGEVCSGISLVLEGSVAVKKLHLSGKETTITELKPGDTFGEVIIFSDHKHFPSSLFSEKNTVILYISETAILRLCKLKPEFLKNLMGLLSNKVWMMSNKVRILSYDRLKQRVAMYLMDQYRMQGSPSINLPHNRQEMADYLGMPRPSLSRELQNLKDQGLIRYHKNHFTLLQPEKLEALIQ; encoded by the coding sequence ATGAAAAATTCTTTATTAACCAAACCTCAACTACAGACCATCTCCAAATCCCTATTGTTTCAAAGCATTCCCCCCTCTTCCCTGGAACTGATATTTCGGGACCTTACTGCAGACATTATTTCTTATCCCGATCCGACGTTAATCGCTTCCGAGGGAGAGGTTTGCAGTGGTATCAGTCTGGTTCTGGAAGGTTCCGTGGCAGTAAAAAAATTGCACCTTTCAGGAAAAGAAACTACGATCACGGAACTAAAACCGGGAGACACCTTTGGTGAAGTCATTATTTTTTCCGATCATAAGCACTTTCCCTCTTCTCTTTTTTCAGAAAAAAACACAGTGATTCTCTACATTTCCGAAACAGCCATTCTACGACTGTGTAAATTAAAGCCGGAATTCTTAAAAAATCTGATGGGCCTTCTCTCCAACAAGGTCTGGATGATGAGCAACAAAGTTCGGATTCTATCCTATGACCGGCTAAAACAGCGGGTAGCCATGTATCTTATGGATCAATACCGAATGCAAGGCAGTCCTTCTATTAACCTCCCCCACAATCGTCAGGAAATGGCGGATTACCTCGGGATGCCCAGACCCTCCCTCTCTAGAGAACTGCAAAACCTTAAGGATCAAGGTTTGATCCGGTATCATAAGAATCACTTCACCCTTTTGCAACCGGAGAAGCTGGAGGCTTTGATACAATAG
- a CDS encoding CidA/LrgA family protein, translating to MVVIRELLIILGILFVGEVISRGTGMPVPGNVLGLLILLGLLWGKVIKIEMIEKSTSFFLGYLAFFFLPAAVGLLGIFHLIRSQWWQITLITIGTTILVMVVTGITVQFLIRRQNRWKT from the coding sequence ATGGTTGTTATCCGTGAATTACTGATTATTTTAGGTATTCTTTTTGTTGGAGAAGTTATTAGCCGTGGAACAGGCATGCCTGTTCCCGGTAATGTTCTAGGCCTGTTAATACTTTTAGGGTTGTTATGGGGAAAAGTTATTAAAATCGAGATGATCGAAAAATCCACTAGCTTTTTTCTGGGGTATTTGGCCTTTTTCTTTCTTCCTGCCGCTGTGGGATTGTTGGGTATTTTCCATCTGATTCGGAGTCAGTGGTGGCAAATCACTTTGATAACTATCGGAACCACGATTCTGGTTATGGTGGTAACGGGTATCACGGTGCAGTTCTTAATAAGGAGGCAGAATCGATGGAAAACCTAA